A DNA window from Ipomoea triloba cultivar NCNSP0323 chromosome 10, ASM357664v1 contains the following coding sequences:
- the LOC116032999 gene encoding berberine bridge enzyme-like 15, which translates to MASSLSAILISFLFISLTFSPSWALSFPFQDQFYKCISLNSDAPIPFSAAFFSPTTNASSFNSVLQSTAQNLRFLVPSAPKPLLIFTPLIESHVQAAVICTKEAGVQLRVRSGGHDYEGVSYTSEMKSPAPFVLIDLAKLRGIKVDVADNSAWVQAGATIGEVYYRIAQKSKILGFPAGLCTSLGIGGHITGGAYGPMMRRYGLGADNVVDARVVDATGRVLDRATMGEDFFWAIRGGGGGSFGILLAWKINLVPVPSTVTVFNVPRTLEQNATQILYKWQKVAADKLDEDLFIRVLISTVNSTAVKGKRTVQTTYNALFLGKTERLLQIMDKSFPELGLTRKDCSEVSWIESVLFIAGYPRTIPPEFLLQGKPLFPKTNFKAKSDFIKKPIPEKGLQGLWKIFLEEDTPFMIWNPYGGMMAKIPESSIPFPHRKGVICKIQYLTAWQMEGEKQKHVDWIRGLYDYMGAYASKSPREAYVNYRDLDLGMNNNGRNSSFFEASVWGKKYYKKNFERLVVVKTKVDPDNFFWHEQSIPVVPFKGGDDGKTLFH; encoded by the coding sequence ATGGCTTCTTCTCTCTCCGCCATACTTATCTCCTTCTTATTCATATCCCTAACCTTTTCCCCGTCGTGGGCTCTTTCTTTTCCGTTTCAAGATCAATTCTACAAATGCATTTCTCTCAATTCCGATGCCCCCATCCCATTCTCCGCCGCTTTCTTCTCCCCCACCACAAACGCTTCATCCTTCAACTCCGTTCTCCAATCCACCGCCCAAAATCTCCGCTTCCTGGTGCCCTCAGCGCCCAAGCCGCTGCTCATATTCACCCCGCTGATTGAATCCCACGTTCAGGCCGCCGTCATTTGCACTAAAGAAGCCGGCGTTCAGCTCAGAGTCCGCAGCGGCGGCCATGATTACGAAGGGGTTTCATACACGTCGGAGATGAAATCTCCGGCGCCGTTTGTCCTGATCGATTTGGCGAAGCTCCGGGGAATTAAGGTTGATGTTGCGGATAACAGCGCTTGGGTCCAGGCCGGGGCGACGATCGGAGAAGTGTACTACAGAATCGCGCAGAAAAGCAAGATTCTTGGTTTTCCGGCGGGGCTTTGTACGAGCTTGGGAATCGGCGGGCACATAACCGGCGGCGCGTATGGGCCCATGATGAGAAGGTACGGCCTCGGAGCGGACAACGTTGTCGACGCGCGTGTTGTGGACGCGACGGGGAGGGTTCTTGACAGAGCCACAATGGGGGAAGACTTTTTCTGGGCAATcagaggcggcggcggcggaagcTTCGGGATTCTACTCGCCTGGAAAATCAACCTCGTACCAGTCCCATCCACGGTGACGGTTTTCAACGTCCCGAGAACATTAGAGCAAAACGCGACCCAAATTCTCTACAAATGGCAGAAAGTCGCCGCCGATAAACTCGACGAAGATCTCTTCATCAGAGTTCTCATCAGTACGGTAAATTCAACCGCGGTTAAGGGCAAAAGAACCGTCCAAACCACCTACAACGCCCTATTCCTCGGAAAAACCGAAAGGCTTCTCCAAATCATGGATAAGAGCTTCCCTGAATTGGGATTAACCCGAAAAGACTGCTCCGAGGTGAGCTGGATAGAATCCGTTTTATTCATCGCCGGATATCCAAGAACCATCCCGCCGGAGTTTCTCCTCCAGGGGAAACCATTATTCCCGAAGACAAATTTCAAAGCGAAATCCGATTTCATAAAAAAGCCCATTCCGGAAAAGGGTCTCCAGGGGCTCTGGAAGATTTTCCTGGAAGAGGACACGCCGTTCATGATCTGGAATCCGTACGGGGGAATGATGGCGAAGATTCCAGAATCTTCCATTCCGTTCCCTCACCGGAAAGGGGTGATATGCAAAATCCAGTACCTGACAGCGTGGCAAATGGAAGGGGAGAAGCAGAAACACGTGGATTGGATAAGGGGACTGTACGATTACATGGGCGCTTATGCTTCCAAGTCCCCCAGAGAAGCGTACGTGAATTACAGGGATTTGGACCTCGGAATGAACAACAATGGCAGAAACTCGAGCTTCTTCGAGGCTAGTGTTTGGGGTAAAAAGTATTACAAGAAAAATTTTGAGAGACTTGTTGTTGTGAAGACGAAGGTTGACCCTGATAACTTCTTCTGGCATGAACAGAGCATCCCTGTTGTTCCATTTAAAGGTGGAGATGATGGTAAAACCTTGTTTCATTGA
- the LOC116033003 gene encoding vacuolar protein sorting-associated protein 2 homolog 2 → MISKMNIFKKKTSPKDALRSSKREMAVATRGIEREIASLEMEEKKLVAEIKKTAKTGNEAATKILARQLVRLRQQIVNLQGSRAQIRGVATHTQALYASTSISTGMKGATKAMTAMNKQMAPAKQAKVIKEFQKESAQLDMTIEMMSESIDETLDKDEAEEETEELTNQVLDEIGVDIASQLSSAPKGRIASKKVENVAPPSSQAADVEDLEKRLASLRRS, encoded by the exons ATGATTTCGAAAATGAACATCTTCAAGAAGAAAACTTCGCCCAAAG ATGCGCTACGATCCAGCAAAAGGGAAATGGCGGTTGCCACCCGAG GCATCGAGCGTGAAATTGCCTCTCTAGAAATGGAA GAAAAGAAATTAGTGGCAGAGATCAAGAAAACAGCCAAAACTGGGAATGAG GCTGCCACCAAAATCTTAGCTCGTCAACTTGTTAGGCTGCGACAACAAATCGTAAATTTGCAGGGAAGTCGTGCTCAGATCAGGGGTGTAGCAACTCACACACAG GCACTATATGCCAGCACATCAATTTCTACTGGAATGAAAGGTGCGACCAAAGCAATGACAGCCATGAACAAG CAAATGGCACCTGCAAAACAAGCTAAAGTGATCAAAGAATTCCAGAAAGAGTCAGCTCAGCTGGACATGACG ATTGAGATGATGTCAGAGTCTATTGACGAAACCTTGGATAAAGACGAAGCCGAGGAAGAAACAGAGGAGCTTACAAACCAGGTGCTTGATGAGATCGGTGTGGACATTGCATCACAG TTATCTTCAGCCCCAAAAGGTCGTATTGCATCAAAGAAAGTCGAAAATGTTGCTCCTCCTAG TTCTCAGGCAGCTGATGTTGAGGATCTTGAGAAGAGGTTGGCTTCTCTTCGGCGAAGTTGA